In Actinomyces sp. zg-332, the following proteins share a genomic window:
- the sucB gene encoding 2-oxoglutarate dehydrogenase, E2 component, dihydrolipoamide succinyltransferase, which translates to MSESVKMPALGESVTEGTVSRWLKQVGDFVEADEALLEVSTDKVDSEVPSPISGVVTEILVPEDDTVDVGTVLCIIGESSELPTSSTPVSSDSESITSTVQETTVPAPEVVLEEVSRVEQAQPNPPVIEELTPPKVDIPEVSVTSTSVSEVPTTPSVVDNPTPLQTDSASLQQVNSSAYVTPIVRKLAKDNDIDLSVIKGSGIGGRIRRQDVQEAIEAKKKAAEEALTASSKSTSASTVVTNEQAEQLRGKTVKMSRLRQVISRRMIESIQTSAQLTSVVEVDCSNIWALRQKHKNEFLATEGIKLTFLPFFVKIAAAALRNHPKLNATITGDEIVYHDHEHIGIAVDTPRGLLVPVIRNANDLSTTGVAKSIADIASRARSNELTPNELSGSTFTITNTGSGGTIIDTPIINQPEVAILAIPKIVRRPVVLKDEYGNETIGIRPMVNLCLSYDHRLVDGADAARYLNEVKVAIEEGNITL; encoded by the coding sequence ATGTCTGAATCAGTAAAAATGCCAGCTCTTGGCGAATCGGTAACTGAAGGTACCGTATCACGTTGGTTAAAGCAAGTAGGTGACTTTGTAGAAGCAGATGAAGCTTTGCTCGAAGTATCAACTGACAAAGTAGACTCAGAAGTTCCTTCCCCTATTTCAGGTGTCGTTACTGAAATTCTCGTGCCTGAAGATGATACAGTTGATGTAGGTACAGTGTTATGTATTATTGGCGAAAGTAGTGAATTACCTACTTCTTCTACCCCTGTCTCTTCAGATTCTGAATCTATAACATCTACAGTGCAAGAAACAACTGTTCCAGCTCCAGAAGTAGTTCTTGAAGAAGTATCTCGTGTTGAACAAGCTCAGCCAAATCCTCCTGTAATAGAAGAATTGACTCCTCCGAAAGTAGATATTCCTGAAGTGAGCGTAACATCTACTTCTGTAAGTGAAGTACCTACCACACCTTCAGTAGTAGATAATCCAACTCCGCTTCAAACAGATTCAGCTTCACTACAGCAAGTAAATTCTTCAGCCTACGTCACACCAATTGTACGTAAGCTAGCCAAAGACAACGACATTGATTTGTCCGTAATCAAAGGTAGCGGAATTGGTGGAAGAATACGTCGCCAAGATGTTCAAGAGGCAATAGAAGCAAAGAAGAAAGCAGCTGAAGAAGCCCTTACAGCTTCTTCAAAATCTACTTCGGCTTCAACTGTGGTAACTAATGAGCAAGCAGAACAGCTACGTGGAAAAACTGTAAAAATGTCTAGGCTACGTCAAGTTATTTCTCGTAGAATGATAGAGTCTATACAAACTTCAGCACAGCTAACTTCAGTAGTAGAAGTAGACTGTTCAAATATATGGGCTTTACGTCAAAAACATAAGAATGAATTTTTAGCCACAGAAGGAATAAAACTAACTTTTCTTCCTTTCTTTGTCAAAATTGCAGCTGCAGCTTTGCGTAACCATCCAAAGTTAAATGCAACAATTACTGGTGATGAAATTGTATATCATGATCATGAGCACATTGGTATTGCAGTTGACACACCTAGAGGACTACTAGTACCTGTAATTAGGAACGCAAATGATTTATCTACGACTGGAGTTGCAAAATCTATTGCAGATATTGCTAGCCGTGCTCGTAGTAATGAATTAACACCAAATGAGCTATCTGGTTCGACTTTCACAATAACAAATACAGGATCTGGCGGAACTATAATCGATACCCCAATTATCAATCAACCAGAAGTAGCTATACTAGCTATTCCAAAGATTGTTCGTCGTCCGGTGGTATTAAAAGACGAATATGGTAATGAAACTATTGGTATTAGACCGATGGTTAATCTATGTTTGAGTTATGATCATCGTTTAGTTGACGGTGCTGATGCAGCTCGTTATTTAAACGAAGTTAAGGTAGCTATTGAAGAAGGAAATATTACCTTATAA
- a CDS encoding tRNA (cytidine(34)-2'-O)-methyltransferase: protein MLHIIFFEPEIPGNSGNAIRLSACTNSMLHLVEPLSFDMDSAKVKRAGLDYHDMAHVKVHPNLEDALNDISGNIYAFTGHSNEFFTDVKYKDGDGLLFGRESNGLPEEVLNNPRIAKKLRIPMMPNNRSLNLAVSASIAVYEAWRQMGFCDAV, encoded by the coding sequence ATGTTACATATTATTTTTTTTGAGCCAGAAATCCCTGGAAATAGTGGAAATGCTATCCGTTTATCTGCTTGTACTAATTCAATGCTACATTTAGTAGAGCCTTTATCTTTTGATATGGACAGTGCTAAAGTCAAAAGAGCTGGTCTAGACTACCATGATATGGCACACGTAAAAGTTCATCCTAATCTTGAAGATGCTTTGAATGACATATCTGGAAATATTTATGCTTTTACAGGTCACTCGAATGAATTTTTCACAGATGTAAAATACAAAGATGGTGATGGCTTACTATTTGGTAGAGAATCTAATGGCTTACCTGAAGAAGTTTTAAATAACCCTCGTATAGCTAAAAAATTACGTATACCAATGATGCCTAATAACCGTTCTTTAAACCTTGCTGTTTCAGCTTCTATTGCAGTTTATGAAGCTTGGCGTCAAATGGGATTTTGTGACGCTGTTTAG
- a CDS encoding DUF4191 domain-containing protein: MANKNVTTENAPKKRRFYHNIKDSYNVGRRSYPALAWILLSVFIATIAVFLLIGYAINYFYYMLFLGILTSILVVLSTLSFIVRKAMYKQIDGHLGAVSAVLSQVKRGWIIDEQPVAFNKNQDLVWRAVGRNGIILISEGPSTRVRPLLDDEAKKYTRVVPNVPIHKVQVGNEENQIPLSKLLSTIRKLKGQTKLTSREIPAVAKRLSALQAQKGMPMPKGIDPMKMKNMKRQIR; the protein is encoded by the coding sequence TTGGCAAATAAAAACGTTACTACAGAAAATGCCCCAAAGAAACGACGTTTCTACCATAATATAAAAGATTCTTATAATGTTGGTCGTAGGTCTTATCCTGCACTTGCTTGGATACTATTGAGTGTATTTATAGCAACAATAGCTGTATTCTTGTTAATAGGCTACGCTATAAACTATTTCTACTACATGCTATTTTTAGGAATCTTAACCTCTATTCTTGTAGTACTTTCCACTCTTTCATTTATAGTACGTAAAGCAATGTACAAACAAATAGACGGACATCTGGGTGCTGTATCTGCAGTCCTTTCACAGGTAAAACGTGGCTGGATTATAGATGAACAACCAGTGGCTTTCAACAAAAACCAAGACCTTGTCTGGCGTGCAGTTGGCCGTAACGGAATTATCTTAATTAGTGAAGGACCTTCAACTCGCGTACGTCCTTTACTAGATGACGAAGCCAAAAAGTATACCCGTGTAGTGCCTAATGTACCTATTCACAAAGTCCAAGTTGGTAATGAAGAAAATCAAATTCCTCTATCAAAATTACTATCAACTATACGTAAGCTAAAGGGTCAAACAAAACTTACAAGTAGAGAAATTCCAGCAGTTGCAAAACGTTTATCAGCTTTGCAAGCACAAAAAGGTATGCCTATGCCTAAAGGAATTGACCCAATGAAAATGAAGAATATGAAGAGACAAATTCGTTAA
- a CDS encoding DNA primase has product MTKSRIALDELLEAFEKHYAIASNEDSSDDEILEAEDELLNAFFVYDDSLYLEHGVEIPIDLLADLFDEIGQDENYDENEIDSSSHYSDEEDEDYDLDDDI; this is encoded by the coding sequence ATGACAAAATCACGTATTGCACTTGATGAGCTTTTAGAAGCTTTTGAGAAACACTATGCCATCGCTTCTAACGAAGATAGTAGTGATGATGAAATTCTAGAAGCAGAAGATGAGTTACTAAATGCATTTTTTGTCTACGATGATTCTTTATATCTTGAACACGGTGTTGAGATTCCAATTGACTTGTTAGCTGATCTATTTGACGAAATAGGTCAAGACGAAAATTATGATGAAAATGAAATAGATTCATCTTCACACTATAGCGATGAAGAAGATGAAGATTATGACTTGGACGATGACATCTAA
- the lpdA gene encoding dihydrolipoyl dehydrogenase: MYDVVILGGGSAGYSCALRSAQLGLKVCLIEGNKVGGTCLHKGCIPTKALLHCAEIVDNINESEKYGIFSSIENIDMKKVSEYKNSVIEKLYKGLQGLIKARNVTYIEGFGKLHSKNSVIVNGEIIEGKNIVIATGSTTRTLPTLPIDGRIITSDEALQLEFIPKSAIILGGGVIGVEFASVWNSLGSEVTIIEGLNHLAPNEDESISKSLEKAYKKRNINFKLGTRFAKATQTTDSVIVETENGDKFEAEVLLVAIGRRPVTENIGLEENGITIDRGFVQTNARLHTGIGNIYACGDIVFGLQLAHRGFAHGIFIAEEIAGLSPELISDSNIPKVTYCNPEIASVGLTQKQAEEKLGKDNVEIVEYNLAGNGKSQILNTTGFIKLVREKNGPICGFHAIGERMGELVNEGELIVNWQAYPEDVANLIHAHPTQNEAIGEAAMALAGKPLHAHN; the protein is encoded by the coding sequence ATGTACGATGTAGTAATTTTGGGCGGTGGCTCAGCCGGATATTCTTGTGCTTTGAGAAGTGCTCAACTTGGCTTAAAAGTATGTTTAATAGAAGGAAATAAAGTCGGTGGCACTTGCCTACATAAAGGCTGTATACCAACTAAAGCTCTATTACACTGTGCTGAGATAGTTGACAATATAAACGAAAGTGAAAAGTACGGTATATTTTCATCCATTGAAAATATAGATATGAAAAAAGTATCTGAATATAAAAATAGTGTTATTGAAAAGCTTTACAAAGGTCTACAAGGCTTAATAAAAGCTCGTAATGTAACTTATATAGAAGGCTTTGGAAAGTTACATAGTAAAAACTCTGTAATTGTAAATGGAGAAATAATCGAAGGTAAGAATATAGTCATAGCCACGGGTTCTACTACTCGCACTCTACCTACTCTACCTATTGATGGAAGAATAATAACTTCTGATGAAGCCTTACAACTAGAATTTATACCAAAATCAGCAATTATTTTAGGTGGCGGAGTAATCGGTGTAGAATTCGCATCTGTTTGGAATTCGCTAGGATCTGAAGTAACCATTATTGAAGGTTTAAATCATCTTGCCCCTAATGAAGACGAAAGCATATCAAAATCACTGGAAAAAGCTTATAAAAAACGCAATATAAATTTCAAACTCGGCACACGTTTTGCAAAAGCCACTCAAACTACAGATAGCGTAATCGTTGAAACTGAAAACGGTGACAAATTCGAGGCTGAAGTATTACTTGTAGCAATTGGTCGCCGTCCAGTAACCGAAAATATAGGATTAGAAGAAAACGGTATAACAATAGACCGTGGTTTTGTTCAAACAAATGCGCGTCTACACACAGGCATTGGAAATATATATGCTTGTGGTGACATTGTATTTGGTCTACAACTAGCACATAGAGGCTTTGCTCACGGTATCTTTATTGCCGAAGAAATTGCTGGTCTATCACCAGAACTAATATCTGACAGCAATATTCCTAAAGTTACATACTGTAATCCAGAAATAGCTTCAGTAGGTTTAACTCAAAAACAAGCTGAAGAAAAACTAGGAAAAGATAACGTAGAAATCGTAGAGTACAATCTTGCTGGTAATGGTAAGAGCCAGATTCTAAACACTACAGGTTTCATCAAATTAGTACGTGAAAAGAATGGACCTATTTGTGGTTTCCATGCAATTGGAGAACGCATGGGTGAATTAGTAAACGAAGGTGAACTAATAGTTAATTGGCAAGCCTATCCTGAAGATGTAGCAAATCTTATACATGCACATCCAACTCAAAATGAAGCTATTGGCGAAGCTGCAATGGCTTTGGCTGGAAAACCTTTGCATGCACATAACTAA
- a CDS encoding MFS transporter: protein MLERIKEYRNLFSIISPINMFLILLAKLPYTMFPLGILICVRYATDSIVIAGFSTACLSFASAFSSLLISKYCDIFGARKIISFILPITVISLFSLTVVLASNYPSYIIYINCILIGASMIPIGSITRSIWIRNSVSYENIQLALSYESSTDELLYVLGPTLVGIISSFFGEFVLLVTMATLVMVFNTVFILSLLRKVDYKTNTKTQLKDKNNISIFKTLKAVYMPIFSIASIGIFFGAMQVSITEIANVYGSSSYAGLSYATIGISSSIAAMLLVALPVTLPLWDRQILFSIFLFLSTLPCLFITSLPWVTVFLFILGTFIGPCLVTIFSIGELLSKQVSLQIAMAAICSSIIVGNAIGSSIAGQIASIYNGNTSLVICLLSCVICIAMGLMIKIKMTKRDSITCTCNK, encoded by the coding sequence ATGTTAGAACGTATAAAAGAGTATAGAAACTTGTTTTCTATTATCTCACCTATAAATATGTTCCTAATATTACTGGCAAAACTACCTTATACTATGTTTCCTTTAGGTATTCTTATCTGCGTAAGGTATGCTACCGATTCTATAGTAATTGCTGGTTTTTCTACTGCTTGTTTGAGTTTTGCTTCTGCTTTTTCTAGTTTGCTGATAAGTAAGTATTGTGACATTTTTGGAGCTAGAAAAATAATTTCTTTCATTCTACCTATCACTGTTATATCGCTTTTTTCTCTAACAGTAGTTTTAGCAAGTAATTATCCTAGTTACATAATTTATATAAATTGTATTTTAATCGGCGCCAGCATGATTCCTATAGGGTCTATAACGCGTTCTATCTGGATTAGAAATTCTGTCAGTTACGAGAATATACAATTAGCTTTATCTTATGAATCAAGTACTGATGAACTATTATATGTATTAGGTCCAACTTTAGTAGGAATAATCAGCTCTTTTTTCGGCGAATTTGTACTTTTAGTGACAATGGCTACATTAGTAATGGTCTTCAATACAGTTTTTATATTAAGTCTCCTTAGAAAAGTTGATTATAAAACTAATACTAAAACACAATTGAAAGATAAGAACAACATATCCATTTTTAAGACTTTAAAAGCAGTATATATGCCTATATTTTCCATCGCTTCAATAGGTATTTTCTTTGGTGCGATGCAAGTAAGCATTACTGAAATAGCAAATGTATATGGATCTTCTTCTTACGCAGGTCTAAGCTATGCGACTATAGGTATTTCTTCTAGCATAGCAGCAATGCTTTTAGTAGCTTTACCCGTAACACTACCATTATGGGATAGACAAATTTTATTTTCCATTTTCCTATTCTTATCCACACTACCTTGTCTGTTTATTACTTCCCTTCCCTGGGTAACTGTATTTTTATTCATATTAGGTACTTTTATTGGTCCGTGTTTAGTAACTATTTTTTCTATAGGTGAATTACTTTCAAAACAGGTTTCCTTACAAATAGCTATGGCTGCTATATGCTCATCAATAATTGTTGGAAATGCTATAGGCTCTTCTATTGCAGGACAGATTGCTTCTATATATAACGGCAACACATCTTTGGTTATTTGTTTATTATCTTGCGTAATTTGTATAGCTATGGGATTAATGATTAAAATCAAAATGACAAAACGTGATTCGATTACTTGTACTTGTAATAAGTAA
- a CDS encoding YeiH family protein produces MAKIKGISVCLLIAIPSLFLGKLFPIIGAPVFAILIGISISSVLKDKFFFLSLRYGITFTSKVVLQWAVILLGFGLNLNVILKVGKQSLPIIIFTISGALLTAFVLYKVMNVSRNLAILIGVGSSICGGSAIAATAPVIKADDTQIAHSISVIFLFNVLAALIFPNLGMLIGFDTLNPDPFAIFAGTAVNDTSSVTATASTWDSLHHLGSQTLDKAVTVKLTRTLAIIPITFALSLILSKSENNSSFSFKKSFPMFIVYFLLASIFTTVSSYFGMSAQVFDVAKEISKFLIVLAMSAIGLNTNISSLLKSGYKPIFLGLVCWIMVAVTSLASQRFLGIW; encoded by the coding sequence ATGGCTAAAATTAAAGGTATTAGCGTGTGCCTACTTATCGCTATACCTAGTTTGTTTTTAGGAAAATTATTTCCGATTATAGGTGCTCCTGTTTTCGCTATCCTTATTGGTATATCAATATCATCTGTGCTAAAAGATAAGTTTTTCTTTTTATCGCTAAGATACGGTATAACTTTTACTTCAAAAGTAGTTTTGCAATGGGCTGTTATTTTATTAGGATTTGGCTTAAACCTTAACGTTATATTAAAAGTTGGCAAACAATCTTTACCGATTATAATTTTTACTATTTCTGGTGCTTTGCTGACTGCGTTTGTCCTTTATAAAGTGATGAATGTATCAAGGAATTTAGCTATTCTGATAGGTGTTGGGTCGAGTATATGTGGGGGCTCAGCTATAGCGGCTACTGCTCCTGTTATAAAAGCTGATGACACTCAAATAGCTCATTCGATATCAGTTATTTTCTTATTTAACGTTTTAGCTGCACTCATTTTCCCGAACTTAGGGATGCTCATAGGATTTGATACGCTAAATCCTGATCCTTTCGCTATTTTTGCAGGGACTGCTGTAAATGATACTTCTTCTGTGACAGCTACTGCTAGTACTTGGGATAGTTTGCACCATTTAGGATCACAAACATTAGATAAAGCTGTGACTGTGAAATTAACTAGGACTTTAGCAATTATTCCGATAACTTTTGCTTTATCTCTTATTCTTTCTAAGTCTGAAAATAATTCATCTTTTAGCTTTAAAAAATCTTTCCCAATGTTTATTGTTTACTTCTTACTTGCGAGTATTTTTACAACAGTAAGTTCTTATTTTGGAATGAGTGCGCAAGTTTTTGATGTCGCTAAAGAAATAAGTAAGTTTTTGATTGTATTAGCGATGAGTGCAATAGGTCTGAATACTAATATTTCAAGCTTACTTAAATCCGGTTACAAACCTATATTCTTAGGTTTGGTATGTTGGATTATGGTTGCAGTTACCAGCTTAGCCTCTCAGCGATTTTTAGGTATATGGTAA
- a CDS encoding leucyl aminopeptidase, which translates to MSEIKIYTKDASKLDVDVLVLAVAKADKTPVILAECLPSKFKKECESTLKILGSDGSKEKIAKVVSAGNVKAKVVAFVGVDSNKPSVEDLRRTVGALTRSLDGAKTVAIDFPHSNPEELEAIVQGALCGDYRFEYYKEDPRTKIEEIYVVTSLKEKTVKENIKRAEILSEAISNVRDMGNETPNFLYPESFAEEVQDYAKGTKVKIEVWDEHKLLEEKCGGMLGVGQGSARPPRLIKMTYTPSKAKKHIALVGKGITFDSGGLSLKPSASMEEMKSDMLGAATVAHTILACAKLELPIKITAWLCCAENMPSGTAQRPSDVIRIRNGKTVEVLNTDAEGRLVLADGLSLACEENPDCVIDVATLTGAQIVALGSKYAGVMGSPQIRDEIVNATGVSGEQMWPMPLPEQLLEAMMTPMADIANIGAREGGMLSAGLFLREFVGQIPWAHIDIAGLSFNNGSAWGYTPKGATGASLSTLVAYIENQAK; encoded by the coding sequence ATGAGCGAAATTAAAATTTATACTAAAGATGCATCTAAACTAGATGTAGACGTGCTTGTTTTAGCAGTAGCTAAAGCAGATAAAACACCAGTTATTTTAGCTGAGTGTCTCCCATCAAAGTTCAAGAAAGAGTGTGAAAGTACTCTAAAGATTCTTGGTTCAGATGGTTCGAAAGAAAAAATTGCAAAGGTCGTTAGTGCTGGCAACGTTAAAGCAAAAGTTGTTGCTTTTGTAGGAGTTGATTCCAATAAGCCTAGCGTTGAAGATTTGCGTCGTACAGTTGGAGCATTGACTCGCTCACTTGACGGTGCAAAAACTGTAGCTATTGATTTCCCACATTCAAACCCTGAAGAACTTGAAGCAATAGTACAAGGTGCTTTGTGTGGAGATTATAGATTTGAATACTATAAAGAAGATCCACGTACAAAAATTGAAGAAATATACGTTGTTACTTCTCTAAAAGAAAAAACAGTAAAAGAGAATATAAAGCGTGCTGAAATTTTATCTGAAGCTATCTCAAATGTACGTGATATGGGTAATGAAACTCCTAACTTCTTGTATCCAGAAAGTTTCGCTGAAGAAGTACAAGACTATGCTAAGGGTACAAAAGTAAAGATTGAAGTTTGGGACGAACACAAACTTCTAGAGGAAAAATGTGGTGGAATGCTAGGCGTAGGTCAAGGTTCAGCTCGTCCTCCACGTCTAATCAAAATGACTTATACACCAAGCAAAGCAAAGAAACATATTGCTTTAGTTGGTAAGGGCATTACTTTCGACTCAGGCGGTTTGTCACTAAAGCCTTCTGCTTCAATGGAAGAAATGAAGTCAGACATGCTAGGTGCTGCAACAGTTGCTCATACAATTTTGGCGTGTGCAAAGCTAGAACTACCTATCAAGATTACAGCATGGCTATGTTGTGCTGAAAACATGCCAAGTGGTACTGCTCAGCGTCCATCAGACGTAATTCGCATACGTAACGGTAAGACTGTTGAAGTTTTGAATACAGATGCTGAAGGTCGTTTGGTACTAGCTGATGGTTTGTCACTAGCTTGTGAAGAAAACCCAGATTGTGTCATCGATGTTGCTACCCTAACTGGAGCTCAGATTGTTGCTCTAGGATCAAAGTATGCTGGTGTAATGGGTAGTCCACAAATTCGTGATGAAATTGTAAATGCTACAGGCGTTTCTGGAGAACAGATGTGGCCAATGCCTCTACCAGAACAGCTACTAGAAGCAATGATGACTCCAATGGCAGATATTGCTAATATCGGTGCTAGAGAAGGTGGAATGCTATCAGCTGGCTTGTTCTTACGTGAATTTGTTGGTCAGATTCCTTGGGCTCATATAGACATTGCTGGACTATCTTTCAACAATGGATCTGCTTGGGGATACACACCTAAGGGAGCTACAGGAGCTAGCCTTTCAACTCTAGTTGCTTATATCGAAAATCAAGCTAAGTAA
- a CDS encoding aldo/keto reductase produces the protein MKLKQVGKSGLKVSAVGLGTLTWGRDTDEYECDQQLNTFIEHGGNLIDTAPNYGNSEYILGKLLEEKYSRSDLILSSKSGIKFTSNGSHIDISKKNLLENLDSTLKTLNTDYLDIWFVAQPDYSIDFYELTDTLEYALSTGRTRYVGLSNFSAWSATQIHTLLNSSNQKHSVSALEMEYSLLERGIEKEVIPACEYNNIGIFAWSPLGRGILTGKYREGIPTDSRGATTHLYGFVEPYLNERNAHIVEGLVTAADGLNLAPSQVALKWIINKPFISSALVGARNNSQLQELLNDVENTLPIQIENALDTISNIKIGYPEKF, from the coding sequence ATGAAATTAAAACAAGTAGGTAAATCAGGGTTGAAAGTATCTGCTGTCGGTCTAGGAACACTGACATGGGGACGTGACACAGATGAATATGAATGTGATCAGCAATTGAACACTTTCATAGAACATGGAGGAAATTTAATAGATACTGCCCCTAATTACGGAAATAGCGAGTACATACTTGGAAAATTACTTGAAGAAAAATACTCACGTTCTGATTTAATCTTGTCATCAAAATCTGGAATAAAATTTACATCTAATGGAAGTCACATAGATATTTCCAAGAAAAACTTACTAGAGAACTTAGATTCAACTTTAAAAACTTTAAATACTGATTATTTGGATATATGGTTTGTAGCTCAACCTGATTACAGTATAGATTTTTATGAGCTGACTGATACCTTAGAATATGCTTTATCAACAGGTAGAACAAGATATGTAGGTCTTTCAAATTTTTCTGCTTGGTCAGCCACACAAATACATACACTTTTGAACTCTTCTAATCAAAAACATAGCGTTAGCGCCTTAGAAATGGAATATAGTTTATTAGAAAGAGGAATTGAAAAAGAAGTAATACCTGCCTGTGAGTATAATAATATTGGAATTTTTGCATGGTCACCTTTAGGTAGAGGCATATTAACTGGCAAATATAGAGAAGGCATTCCAACTGATTCCAGAGGAGCAACTACTCACCTATATGGATTTGTAGAGCCTTATCTCAATGAACGCAACGCTCATATCGTAGAAGGACTAGTAACTGCAGCTGATGGCCTAAACCTTGCACCTAGTCAAGTAGCTTTAAAATGGATTATAAATAAGCCCTTTATTTCTTCAGCTTTAGTAGGTGCTAGAAATAATTCCCAGTTACAAGAATTGCTAAATGATGTAGAAAATACTTTACCAATTCAAATAGAAAACGCTTTAGATACTATAAGTAATATAAAAATAGGCTATCCAGAAAAGTTTTAG
- a CDS encoding nucleoside triphosphate pyrophosphohydrolase family protein: protein MNIPDSAKPLDLVKQFHETYKLPVYDGSPTLETERLNMRMGLIAEEFSELVEAVYGQKAGEIARKSYEDILENDQNNRDIVETADALADLVYVIYGMSLECGIDLEAVLKEVQASNMSKLGEDGKPIYREDGKVLKGPNFFEPDIKKALGLK, encoded by the coding sequence ATGAATATTCCAGACAGTGCTAAACCACTAGATTTAGTTAAACAATTTCACGAAACATATAAACTTCCAGTGTATGATGGTTCTCCTACACTAGAAACTGAACGTTTAAATATGCGTATGGGACTTATTGCAGAGGAGTTTAGTGAACTAGTTGAAGCTGTTTATGGACAAAAGGCTGGTGAAATTGCACGTAAATCTTATGAAGATATTCTAGAAAACGACCAAAATAACAGAGATATAGTCGAAACAGCAGACGCATTAGCTGATTTAGTGTACGTGATTTACGGTATGTCACTAGAATGCGGGATTGACTTAGAAGCTGTATTAAAAGAAGTACAAGCATCTAATATGTCTAAATTAGGTGAAGACGGAAAACCAATTTATCGTGAAGATGGAAAAGTTTTGAAAGGCCCTAACTTTTTTGAACCAGATATTAAAAAAGCTCTAGGTTTAAAATAG